The region TTATTGTAAAGATTAAGTATTTCATTGTTTACCTTTATTTTGTTGCTAAATAGTGTTTTAAAATATTAACTAAATCGTTAACTTTTGAATCACTTTGTATCATTTTTAAAGTATTTCTAGCTTCTTGATATTTACCATTTTCTGCTAACATTAATGCTCTATTAAAAATAGCAAACTCTTTTAATAAAAAGTCATTTTGCATTGATACTGAATTTAATTTTTCAACACTTTTTTCTTCTAATGCTTTTTGATATGCTGTTAAATCTTTTAAAAATTTAACATCTACATCAACAACTTTTCCCTCTTTTTTAGAGTTTAAATATTGTGCAATTTCATATAAATTTTTATTTTTTTCTTTTAAAATATTTAAAGCTTCACTATCTTTTGGATTGTCTAAAACTTTATTTAAAGCTATATTAGCTTCAAGCTTATTTGATTCTTGAATACTTTTTGTTACAAAAAAACCAATTACAAGTGCTATTATAATAACAACTACAGAAATAATAACAATTTTATTTTTTTTATAAAATCTTTCAACTTTTACAAAGCTTTCAAGAAATTTTTCTTCACTACTTATTTCATCTTTAACGTAGTTTACATTATCTTTTAAACTCATTCAAAACCTTCTTAGAAAATTAGACAATATGATACTAAAAAAATTATAAAACCTTACTTTTATATAAACTTTTATATAATACTAGCTCTTACAATAAGCAAAAGGTATAAAATGAAAAGAATTAATAAGTTTTTTTTAATAACGTCGTTTCTGCTTCTTTTATCACAAGGTTTAATGGCAAATGAAGAGGCTTCAGAAACTAGTCAAAGTAGATTTGAATCTTTGTCAAAACTTACTCAGGTAATTGGTACTGTTGAAAAATATTATGTTGATGATGTAAAGCTTGAAGAGATTGTTGATAAAGCTTTAAAGGGTCTAATGCAAGAGTTAGATGCCCATTCAACTTATCTTGATAAAAAGTCTTCAAAAGAGATGAGTATTCAAACAACAGGAGAATTTGGTGGTTTAGGAATTACAGTTGGTATGAGAAATGGTGCTTTAACAGTAATATCTCCAATTGATGATACTCCAGCATATAAAGCAGGTATAGAAGCAGGTGATATAATTTTAAAAATTGATGATAAATCAACTTTAAATATGACTCTTGATGAAGCAGTTTCTTTAATGAGAGGTAAACCTAAAACTAAAATTGTTTTAACAGTTGTTAGAGAAGGTGAAAATAAACCCGTTAAAATTGATATTATTAGAGATATAATCAAAATTAAATCAGTATTCTCAAAAACAATTGAAAATGAAGATTTTCTTTATATTAGAGTTTCAAGTTTTGATAAAAATGTTACAAGAGTTATGAGAAATGAGATTAAAAATAGACCAAATATTAAAGGTATTATTTTAGATTTAAGAAATAACCCAGGTGGACTTTTAACTCAAGCAATTGGTGTTGTTGATCTATTTGTAAACAGTGGTGTAATTGTTTCACAAAAGGGAAGAAATATCGAAGATGAAGAAAAATTTAATGCAAACCCAACAAATACAGTAACTAATGTTCCTGTAGTTGTACTTGTAAATGGTGGTTCTGCATCTGCATCTGAAATTGTTAGTGGTGCTTTACAAGATCACAAAAGAGCAATTGTAGTTGGTGAAAAAACATTTGGTAAGGGTTCTGTTCAAGCAATTTTACCAATCACACAAGATAGATCAGAAAATATTAAATTAACAGTTGCAAAATATTATTTACCAAGTGGTAGAACTATTCAAGCAACAGGAATTACACCTGATGTAATGGCTTATGCTGGTGAAGCAGTAAAAGAAAAAAATGCAGAATTTAAAATCAAAGAGGCGGACTTAAAAAAACATTTAGAAGTTGAATTAGAAAAAGAAGATGGTATAAAAATAGAGAAAAAAGAAGTTAAAAATACAAAAGTACTAACACAAGAAGATATCTCAAAAGATAATCAACTTACAGTTGGACTAGGTATTTTAAAATCGTTAATAATAGTAAATAAATAATATATGAAAGCATAAACGGAGGAAATAGATGAAAATAAGTGATATTGTAGCACTTGGTCTTTGGCCAGAGTCAAAGAAAACTACAACACAAAAAGGTATTCAAGAGTTAGAAGAATTGGGTTATAACTTATATTATATTGGTAAAAATGCAGACCTTTATACTTGTCCAGGTGATGATCCAAAAATACTTTTAGTTAGAAGTGATAGATGTTCTGTTTTTGATATACCTTTAAACCTTGAGATTGAAGGAAAGGGTGTATATCAAACAGCAATTTCTAACAATGGAGCAAAATTTGCTCAAGAACAAGGGATTAAAACAGCAATTTTATCTGAAACTTTAGATGAAAGTTTAAGTGTAGCTCCAAGATGTCAGTTTATGGAATTATGTAAAGCTTTAGAAGCAGAAATTGATGGAGAAGTTGTACAGTTTGAATTTATCTTTAGAAACTATTTAACTGGTTCTTTATATGAAGCAACACAAAAAGGAAATGATCCATATGGTTTAGAGTTATCATCTGATTTAAAAGAGTGGCATAAATTTGAAACACCACTTTTTACTCCAACTACAAAGGGTGTAAAAGATATTCCTTTAAACTCTAAAAAAGTAAGAGATGTATTTCCTGAGATTATCTCTAGTTTAGAAAATCTATTTAAAGAGTTTACAAAATTTGCCGAAGATAATGG is a window of Halarcobacter sp. DNA encoding:
- a CDS encoding tetratricopeptide repeat protein, which encodes MSLKDNVNYVKDEISSEEKFLESFVKVERFYKKNKIVIISVVVIIIALVIGFFVTKSIQESNKLEANIALNKVLDNPKDSEALNILKEKNKNLYEIAQYLNSKKEGKVVDVDVKFLKDLTAYQKALEEKSVEKLNSVSMQNDFLLKEFAIFNRALMLAENGKYQEARNTLKMIQSDSKVNDLVNILKHYLATK
- a CDS encoding S41 family peptidase, yielding MKRINKFFLITSFLLLLSQGLMANEEASETSQSRFESLSKLTQVIGTVEKYYVDDVKLEEIVDKALKGLMQELDAHSTYLDKKSSKEMSIQTTGEFGGLGITVGMRNGALTVISPIDDTPAYKAGIEAGDIILKIDDKSTLNMTLDEAVSLMRGKPKTKIVLTVVREGENKPVKIDIIRDIIKIKSVFSKTIENEDFLYIRVSSFDKNVTRVMRNEIKNRPNIKGIILDLRNNPGGLLTQAIGVVDLFVNSGVIVSQKGRNIEDEEKFNANPTNTVTNVPVVVLVNGGSASASEIVSGALQDHKRAIVVGEKTFGKGSVQAILPITQDRSENIKLTVAKYYLPSGRTIQATGITPDVMAYAGEAVKEKNAEFKIKEADLKKHLEVELEKEDGIKIEKKEVKNTKVLTQEDISKDNQLTVGLGILKSLIIVNK
- a CDS encoding phosphoribosylaminoimidazolesuccinocarboxamide synthase encodes the protein MKISDIVALGLWPESKKTTTQKGIQELEELGYNLYYIGKNADLYTCPGDDPKILLVRSDRCSVFDIPLNLEIEGKGVYQTAISNNGAKFAQEQGIKTAILSETLDESLSVAPRCQFMELCKALEAEIDGEVVQFEFIFRNYLTGSLYEATQKGNDPYGLELSSDLKEWHKFETPLFTPTTKGVKDIPLNSKKVRDVFPEIISSLENLFKEFTKFAEDNGIVIVDTKLEVFVNAKGEWILGDEILTPESSRFITKENFDKANYISMDKQILRNFAKENNWKEKAKDLKPGEKLDVEVPDSIKSEILKGYSTIQDSLSK